The following coding sequences are from one Crateriforma spongiae window:
- a CDS encoding Dps family protein encodes MSEKLVESLRRVVADTYAVMGQTHLCHWNVRGRSFFGLHNAFEEQYTEMFEAVDEIAERIRSIGALAPGGLANLAKLAAIDEVAEDASADDMVRHLIKCYDKLLTDLKAARDVAGDADDSESEDLMIARIQVHEKTVWMLKSYLE; translated from the coding sequence ATGAGTGAAAAACTGGTTGAATCGCTTCGCCGCGTGGTCGCCGACACCTACGCGGTGATGGGACAAACGCATCTGTGCCACTGGAACGTTCGCGGACGTTCGTTTTTTGGGCTGCACAATGCGTTCGAAGAACAATACACCGAGATGTTCGAAGCGGTTGATGAAATCGCCGAACGTATCCGTTCGATCGGGGCATTGGCCCCCGGCGGTTTGGCCAACCTTGCAAAGCTGGCAGCCATCGATGAAGTGGCCGAAGATGCGTCCGCCGATGACATGGTTCGCCACTTGATCAAATGCTACGACAAACTGCTGACCGATTTAAAAGCCGCACGCGATGTCGCCGGCGACGCGGACGACTCCGAATCGGAAGACTTGATGATCGCTCGCATCCAAGTGCACGAAAAAACGGTTTGGATGTTGAAGAGCTATCTGGAGTAA
- a CDS encoding nucleoside hydrolase-like domain-containing protein, with amino-acid sequence MRMICAALLLISYLGEPSSAAETTTAGRARMLVLADMGNEPDEEQQIVHLMACCNEFDVEGLIAVTGKYLHPGSPTAYRQRLHPELFHQIIDAYEKALPNLKKHADGWADPDHLRSVVASGQTGYGIEDTGPGKSTAGSKRIIDAVTKDDRRPLWVVVNAGSNTLAQALIDFRASHTAAEVADFVSRLRVFENGAQDNSGAWICAEFPDIHWIRSNYQTYAYGGPGGDGKKDNRGSRQSLGPHIWKPYEYSGLGQHHWALDHIKSDNGPLGVAWPLRQFAGGRLSFLEGGGTVPWLGLVNKGLFSVDHVNWGGWSGRFEPEKASNYWSKHRSVRDDEQTGRPFKVYAEAEDHWMDPETGEDFSGIFAPVWRFRRATWNDFAARLDWCVRSYDQANHHPVAAVGDDAGDTIVFRGGTAGQQLSLDATMSTDPDGDPLQFRWWFYPEAGSYAGELPAIRDDETATPSFDVPQDANGHTIHLVLEITDTGRPYPLTDYRRIVIQVGT; translated from the coding sequence ATGAGAATGATCTGCGCTGCGTTGTTGTTGATATCTTATCTGGGCGAACCTTCGTCCGCTGCCGAAACCACCACCGCCGGACGCGCCCGGATGCTAGTCCTGGCCGACATGGGCAACGAACCGGACGAAGAACAGCAGATCGTCCATTTGATGGCCTGCTGCAACGAGTTCGACGTGGAGGGTTTGATCGCCGTCACCGGGAAGTACCTGCATCCGGGTTCCCCGACGGCCTATCGCCAAAGACTTCACCCCGAACTGTTCCACCAGATCATCGACGCGTACGAAAAGGCGCTTCCCAACCTGAAGAAGCATGCCGACGGATGGGCAGATCCTGATCATCTGCGGTCGGTCGTCGCATCGGGTCAGACCGGCTATGGAATCGAAGACACGGGCCCCGGCAAATCGACCGCCGGTTCAAAGCGGATCATTGACGCGGTGACCAAGGACGACCGGAGACCACTTTGGGTGGTCGTCAATGCGGGATCCAACACCCTGGCCCAAGCATTGATCGACTTTCGGGCCAGTCACACCGCCGCAGAAGTCGCGGATTTCGTATCGCGATTGCGAGTCTTTGAAAATGGAGCCCAGGACAACTCCGGTGCATGGATCTGTGCCGAGTTTCCCGACATCCACTGGATCCGCAGCAACTATCAAACCTATGCCTATGGCGGTCCGGGCGGCGATGGCAAGAAAGACAATCGCGGGTCACGCCAATCGCTGGGACCTCACATCTGGAAACCCTACGAATACTCGGGTCTGGGGCAACACCACTGGGCGCTCGATCACATCAAATCAGACAACGGGCCGCTGGGTGTCGCTTGGCCACTGCGTCAGTTTGCCGGCGGCCGCCTCTCCTTCCTCGAAGGCGGTGGAACGGTGCCGTGGTTGGGCTTGGTTAACAAAGGACTCTTTTCCGTCGATCACGTGAATTGGGGCGGCTGGTCGGGACGGTTTGAACCCGAAAAGGCATCCAACTATTGGTCCAAACACCGCAGCGTACGAGACGACGAACAAACCGGTCGTCCCTTCAAGGTCTATGCCGAAGCGGAGGATCACTGGATGGATCCGGAAACCGGTGAAGATTTCAGCGGAATCTTTGCACCCGTGTGGAGGTTCCGTCGGGCGACGTGGAACGATTTTGCCGCACGATTGGACTGGTGTGTTCGTTCCTACGACCAAGCCAACCATCATCCTGTCGCCGCAGTTGGCGATGACGCCGGCGACACCATTGTGTTTCGCGGCGGTACGGCGGGACAACAACTATCGCTTGACGCCACAATGTCCACCGATCCCGACGGAGATCCGCTGCAGTTTCGCTGGTGGTTCTATCCCGAAGCGGGATCCTACGCGGGCGAATTGCCTGCGATCCGCGACGACGAAACAGCAACGCCAAGCTTCGATGTTCCGCAAGACGCCAACGGCCACACCATTCACTTGGTTCTTGAAATCACCGACACGGGCCGACCATATCCGCTGACCGACTATCGACGCATCGTCATTCAGGTCGGCACCTAG
- a CDS encoding sulfatase produces MRMLGTICLLVVATVTMENRVVAKDRPNIIVFLVDDMGWTDSSVYGSTFYETPNLSRLAGQGMRMTQAYAQPLCSPSRAALLTGKYPARIGMHQAITGQSKPHPIVPAAANPRQSVVWPQSRSHLPLAERTIAEVLREVGYQTCFLGKWHLGASPRFWPQQQGFETVIGVGGAGPSGGYFAPNNIPALQPGPDGEYICERLTDEACSLISRRGEDPLFLYLSHFNVHSPYEAPAEQIERFAAKMDPENKHQNPVMAAMLYAMDQSLGKIMKRLDDEGIADDTWLFFLSDNGGIHWHNMKGQYAQRYPVPVTSNAPLRGGKACFYEGGIRVPMVVRKPGKIAAGSVCDVPVHMIDLYPTICQIAGADVSRELSVDGVSLLPILTETGSLDRSRLFCHFPRSKTLAGTVGGSFVRDGDYKLIRLWFGGDKGMHAYELYNLKQDVGEQSNLAEQMPQKVAEMAEVLDGWLDMTGALVPHPNPSSKR; encoded by the coding sequence ATGAGAATGCTTGGCACCATCTGTTTGCTGGTTGTCGCCACTGTGACGATGGAGAATCGGGTAGTTGCGAAGGATCGGCCCAACATCATTGTCTTTCTGGTCGACGACATGGGTTGGACGGACAGTTCGGTCTATGGCAGCACCTTTTACGAAACGCCGAATCTGTCACGCTTGGCCGGCCAGGGCATGCGGATGACCCAAGCGTACGCACAACCCTTGTGTTCGCCGTCACGGGCCGCGTTGTTGACCGGAAAGTATCCGGCCAGGATCGGGATGCATCAGGCGATCACCGGGCAAAGCAAGCCACATCCGATCGTTCCCGCGGCGGCGAATCCGCGGCAGAGCGTGGTGTGGCCGCAAAGCCGATCGCACTTGCCCCTGGCGGAGCGAACCATCGCCGAAGTCCTGCGAGAGGTTGGCTATCAGACTTGCTTTTTGGGCAAATGGCATTTGGGAGCGTCACCACGTTTCTGGCCCCAACAGCAAGGCTTTGAAACCGTGATCGGCGTTGGCGGTGCCGGACCCAGCGGCGGCTATTTCGCGCCCAACAACATTCCCGCGTTGCAACCCGGTCCGGACGGCGAATACATCTGTGAACGCTTGACCGACGAAGCGTGTTCGCTGATCAGTCGGCGCGGCGAAGATCCGTTGTTCTTGTATCTGTCACACTTCAACGTTCATTCGCCCTACGAAGCGCCTGCCGAACAGATCGAACGTTTTGCGGCGAAGATGGATCCGGAAAACAAACACCAAAATCCCGTGATGGCTGCGATGCTGTATGCAATGGATCAAAGCCTTGGGAAGATCATGAAGCGGTTGGACGACGAAGGGATTGCGGATGATACGTGGTTGTTCTTTTTGTCGGACAACGGCGGGATTCACTGGCACAACATGAAAGGCCAGTATGCCCAGCGTTATCCCGTTCCGGTCACATCCAATGCACCGCTGCGCGGTGGTAAAGCTTGTTTCTATGAAGGCGGCATTCGTGTGCCGATGGTTGTTCGCAAGCCTGGCAAAATTGCCGCGGGGTCGGTTTGCGATGTGCCTGTCCATATGATCGATCTGTATCCGACGATCTGCCAGATCGCCGGCGCGGATGTGTCTCGGGAACTTTCGGTTGACGGGGTCAGTTTGCTGCCGATCTTGACCGAAACTGGTTCGCTGGATCGTTCACGTCTGTTCTGTCACTTTCCCCGATCCAAAACGTTGGCCGGAACGGTGGGCGGATCGTTCGTTCGAGATGGAGATTACAAGCTGATTCGCTTGTGGTTCGGCGGTGATAAAGGTATGCACGCCTATGAACTGTACAACCTGAAACAAGACGTGGGTGAACAGTCGAACCTGGCCGAACAAATGCCACAGAAGGTGGCGGAGATGGCGGAAGTCCTCGATGGTTGGCTGGACATGACGGGCGCTTTGGTGCCGCATCCCAACCCGTCGTCCAAACGCTAG
- the ahr gene encoding NADPH-dependent aldehyde reductase Ahr, with translation MPTVHAYAATEAKGELEPFEYELGDLEPDQVDIKVESCGICHSDVSMLDNDWGISAYPLVPGHEVTGTIDAVGESVTYVSPGDRVGLGWHSQYCMTCDQCMQGHHNRCANAVGTIVGHHGGFADRVRAQAAAVTKIPDDLDAAEVGPMLCGGVTVFNPMLTKQLSPTSRVGVIGIGGLGHMALMFANAWGCHVTAFTSSGPKMDEAKKLGAHETINSRDDDAIEAAAGQFDMLLSTVNVNLNWSLFLKTLRPDGRLHFLGAVTDPVELDLMPMIFGDLSAGASPVGSPATIRTMLDFAQRHQITPVTEHFPMSKVNDAMEHLREGNARYRIVLDRD, from the coding sequence ATGCCAACTGTTCATGCCTATGCCGCGACCGAGGCCAAAGGAGAATTGGAACCGTTTGAATACGAGTTGGGCGACCTTGAACCCGACCAAGTCGATATCAAAGTTGAATCATGCGGCATCTGTCACAGCGACGTCAGCATGCTGGACAACGACTGGGGCATCAGTGCCTATCCACTGGTGCCCGGCCATGAAGTGACCGGAACGATCGACGCCGTGGGCGAATCGGTGACGTATGTCAGCCCCGGCGATCGTGTAGGTCTGGGCTGGCATTCGCAGTACTGCATGACCTGCGATCAATGCATGCAGGGACACCACAACCGATGTGCAAACGCTGTGGGAACCATCGTCGGACACCACGGCGGATTTGCCGATCGGGTCCGGGCCCAAGCGGCGGCGGTCACCAAGATCCCCGACGACTTGGATGCCGCGGAAGTCGGCCCGATGCTGTGTGGCGGTGTGACGGTGTTCAACCCCATGCTGACCAAACAGCTTTCGCCGACCTCACGCGTTGGTGTCATCGGTATCGGGGGCCTTGGACACATGGCGTTGATGTTTGCCAACGCTTGGGGATGCCATGTGACTGCATTTACCTCCAGCGGTCCCAAGATGGACGAGGCCAAGAAGTTGGGGGCGCACGAAACGATCAACTCCCGTGACGACGACGCAATCGAAGCCGCCGCGGGTCAGTTCGACATGCTGCTGTCGACCGTGAACGTGAACCTGAATTGGTCACTATTCTTGAAAACCTTGCGTCCCGACGGCCGCCTGCATTTTTTGGGTGCCGTCACTGATCCGGTGGAACTGGACCTGATGCCGATGATCTTTGGCGACTTGTCCGCAGGAGCCTCGCCCGTGGGCAGCCCCGCGACGATTCGCACGATGTTGGATTTCGCACAGCGGCACCAAATCACTCCGGTGACCGAGCATTTTCCGATGAGCAAGGTCAACGATGCGATGGAGCACCTGCGCGAAGGCAACGCCCGATACCGGATCGTGCTCGACCGCGATTGA
- a CDS encoding arylsulfatase, which yields MKKFSTKWTVWFCGWLFPLALLHVLGMQSVSAGDPSRPNIVLIMADDMGFSDIGCYGGEIQTPNIDRLAAGGIRFTQFYNTGRCCPTRASLMTGLYPHEAGLGHMVYRDRGAGYHPYLNRQTVTIAEVLKDAGYRTMMAGKWHVGHEKGQWPTDRGFEHFYGIHIHVDSYFKVLPGCPVYHNDRLVIDATEAPPNTLHPDQPWYTTDVFTDWSLKFLDDAADDERPFFLYTAYNSPHWPLEAPDENISKCEGRYDEGWDQLRREKLERMIQMGVVDADTTLPDSQCPAWADLSASDQTESAFRREIYAAQIERMDQNIGRIIEKLDQAGRLDNTLILFLSDNGCCAEGGMFGYRWNENTKGNHDQWRNQSGRSSSMGEAWSNASNTPFRLHKRWVHEGGIATPLIAHWPDGIDQPDRWCRRPGHVVDVLVTCVDVAGAKYPTQFDGEAIKPTPGISLKSAFGSVDDSSTDSRPLFWEHESHAAVRQGKWKLVTLNATDVDAWELYDIVRDRTEQNDVAPSHPKVVQRLRDQWTRWARQANVLPWPKDRTEKN from the coding sequence ATGAAAAAATTCTCAACGAAATGGACGGTTTGGTTTTGTGGATGGCTTTTCCCGCTTGCGCTGTTGCACGTCTTGGGCATGCAATCCGTGTCGGCCGGCGACCCATCACGGCCGAACATTGTGTTGATCATGGCCGATGACATGGGGTTTTCGGATATCGGATGTTACGGCGGTGAAATCCAAACGCCGAACATCGATCGCTTGGCCGCCGGCGGAATCCGATTCACACAGTTCTATAACACCGGGCGTTGTTGCCCGACACGAGCGTCACTGATGACCGGGCTGTATCCGCATGAAGCGGGACTGGGGCACATGGTCTATCGTGATCGCGGCGCCGGTTATCACCCCTATTTGAATCGCCAGACCGTCACGATCGCTGAAGTACTGAAGGACGCCGGCTATCGCACGATGATGGCGGGCAAATGGCACGTCGGGCATGAAAAGGGACAGTGGCCGACCGATCGCGGATTCGAACACTTCTATGGCATTCACATACACGTCGACAGCTATTTCAAAGTGCTGCCGGGGTGCCCGGTCTATCACAACGATCGTCTGGTGATTGATGCGACCGAAGCACCACCCAACACGTTGCATCCCGATCAGCCTTGGTACACCACCGATGTGTTCACCGATTGGTCGCTTAAGTTCTTGGATGACGCGGCCGATGATGAGCGACCGTTCTTCTTGTACACGGCTTACAATTCGCCGCACTGGCCGTTGGAAGCACCCGATGAAAACATCAGCAAGTGCGAGGGGCGATACGACGAGGGTTGGGATCAATTGCGTCGCGAAAAACTGGAACGCATGATCCAGATGGGCGTCGTTGATGCGGACACCACATTGCCCGATAGCCAATGCCCCGCTTGGGCAGATCTGTCGGCGTCGGACCAAACCGAATCGGCGTTTCGACGCGAGATCTATGCGGCCCAGATCGAACGGATGGATCAAAACATCGGACGGATCATCGAGAAATTGGATCAGGCCGGCCGACTGGACAATACGCTGATTCTGTTCCTCTCGGACAACGGGTGCTGTGCCGAAGGTGGCATGTTCGGCTATCGCTGGAATGAAAATACCAAGGGCAACCATGATCAATGGCGAAACCAGAGTGGCCGCAGCAGCAGCATGGGCGAAGCTTGGTCCAATGCCTCCAACACGCCGTTCCGATTGCACAAACGCTGGGTACACGAAGGCGGTATCGCGACGCCGCTGATCGCCCATTGGCCCGACGGTATCGACCAGCCTGACCGTTGGTGCCGGCGACCGGGGCACGTCGTCGATGTTCTGGTCACCTGCGTCGATGTCGCCGGTGCCAAGTATCCAACGCAATTCGACGGCGAAGCGATCAAGCCGACGCCGGGTATCAGCCTGAAATCAGCCTTTGGATCGGTCGATGATTCATCGACCGATTCGCGTCCGCTGTTCTGGGAACACGAATCACACGCCGCGGTTCGGCAAGGCAAATGGAAACTGGTGACGCTGAATGCGACCGACGTCGATGCTTGGGAGTTGTACGACATCGTCCGTGATCGGACCGAGCAAAACGATGTCGCACCATCGCATCCTAAGGTGGTCCAAAGATTACGTGACCAATGGACCCGCTGGGCGAGACAAGCCAACGTGCTGCCATGGCCGAAGGATCGTACCGAGAAAAACTAA
- a CDS encoding DUF502 domain-containing protein: MREHVERQFGFLRSTAIGGIVFLLPLIVVGYLLGQVGSIVYWIAQFLNETFEIRTVHGYTVLLMAAIAVLIILCFGAGVAAQLAIGKKFSGIVEKHLIMIFPRYSIYKDQVAGGIGGELGRDRMKPVLIDHMGVYRPGLEIERSDDGRVTVYFPGSPDPWSGTFGFLKSEQVTNIDVDLGEFLATFERLGRDSYPLLRDAWKASQAGQAESTESTA, from the coding sequence ATGCGTGAACACGTCGAACGACAGTTCGGATTTTTACGGTCCACGGCGATCGGCGGCATCGTCTTTCTGTTGCCTCTGATCGTCGTCGGCTACCTGCTCGGCCAAGTCGGATCGATCGTCTACTGGATCGCTCAGTTCCTGAACGAGACCTTCGAAATCCGCACGGTCCACGGTTACACCGTGCTGCTGATGGCCGCCATCGCGGTACTGATCATCCTGTGCTTTGGCGCCGGCGTCGCCGCCCAGTTGGCCATCGGCAAGAAATTCAGCGGGATCGTGGAAAAGCATCTGATCATGATCTTTCCGCGGTACTCGATCTACAAAGACCAAGTGGCCGGCGGCATCGGCGGCGAACTGGGCCGTGATCGAATGAAGCCTGTGTTGATCGATCACATGGGCGTCTATCGACCCGGGCTGGAAATCGAACGCAGCGACGATGGTCGTGTCACCGTCTATTTCCCCGGATCACCGGATCCGTGGAGCGGGACGTTTGGCTTCCTGAAATCGGAACAGGTCACCAACATCGACGTCGACCTGGGCGAATTCCTGGCCACCTTCGAACGCTTGGGACGTGACAGCTATCCGCTGTTGCGTGATGCTTGGAAAGCCAGCCAAGCTGGTCAAGCCGAATCGACCGAATCAACTGCCTGA
- a CDS encoding Gfo/Idh/MocA family protein: MTDLPRRDFIRSAAGTTAAVGAMAVPKVYGQATNDTLQVALIGCGGRGTGAASNALRVGNGPTKLVAMADVFENRLEISLSALNNEFRETPDKVNVPKDRRHVGFDAYEKALDALNPGDIAVFATPLAFRWVHFQKAIEKGLHVFMEKPLIADGPSAKRMLELSKKADEKNLKCAVGLMIRHCRGRQQLHQRIQDGEIGDIIAMRAYRMQGVIGSCFSTKKPEHKSEVEWQIERFHSFLWASGGSFSDFYIHQIDETSWMKNAFPIKAHAVGGRHYRHNEDGELYVDQNFDTYSVEYTYPDGTKLFFDGRNMLGCQNEMSSVVHGTKGSAFVSKFGHSPRGVSSYKDQEQNRRQRIWEYDTPKLSPYDLEWEDFVDAIVNDKPYNEVPRGVEASLVTSMGRMAAHTGQEITIEQMRECPQMFAPDADKMTMDGPAPVMPDADGLYPIPKPGINKKFEYVIEA, from the coding sequence ATGACCGATCTGCCCCGTCGTGATTTCATTCGCAGTGCCGCCGGAACCACCGCCGCCGTCGGCGCGATGGCCGTCCCCAAGGTTTATGGCCAAGCCACCAATGACACCCTTCAAGTGGCACTGATCGGTTGCGGTGGACGCGGTACCGGCGCGGCCAGCAACGCGCTGCGTGTCGGCAACGGCCCGACCAAGTTGGTGGCGATGGCCGACGTCTTTGAAAATCGCTTGGAAATCAGCCTTTCGGCATTGAACAATGAATTCCGCGAAACGCCCGACAAGGTCAACGTGCCCAAGGATCGGCGACACGTCGGTTTCGACGCCTACGAAAAAGCCTTGGACGCATTGAACCCGGGCGACATCGCCGTGTTCGCCACCCCGCTGGCGTTCCGCTGGGTCCACTTCCAAAAAGCGATCGAAAAGGGTCTCCATGTTTTCATGGAAAAGCCGCTGATCGCCGACGGCCCCAGCGCCAAACGCATGCTGGAACTGTCCAAGAAGGCTGACGAGAAAAACCTGAAGTGCGCGGTCGGCCTGATGATTCGCCACTGCCGTGGTCGCCAACAATTGCACCAACGCATCCAAGACGGCGAAATTGGTGACATCATTGCGATGCGTGCCTACCGAATGCAGGGCGTCATCGGATCCTGCTTCTCCACAAAGAAGCCCGAACACAAATCCGAAGTCGAATGGCAAATCGAACGCTTCCACAGTTTCTTATGGGCCAGCGGCGGCAGCTTCAGCGATTTCTACATTCACCAGATCGATGAGACGTCATGGATGAAGAACGCGTTTCCGATCAAGGCCCACGCCGTCGGCGGGCGTCACTATCGCCACAACGAAGACGGCGAACTGTACGTCGACCAGAACTTTGACACCTATTCGGTCGAATACACCTATCCCGACGGCACCAAACTGTTCTTCGACGGCCGCAACATGCTGGGCTGCCAAAACGAAATGTCCAGCGTGGTTCACGGCACCAAGGGATCGGCGTTCGTCAGCAAATTTGGTCACTCGCCACGCGGCGTCAGCTCATACAAGGATCAAGAACAGAATCGCCGCCAGCGCATCTGGGAATACGACACCCCGAAGCTGAGCCCGTACGATTTGGAGTGGGAAGATTTCGTCGATGCGATTGTCAACGACAAGCCATACAACGAAGTCCCGCGTGGCGTCGAAGCCAGCTTGGTGACCAGCATGGGACGCATGGCGGCACACACCGGCCAAGAAATCACCATCGAACAAATGCGTGAATGTCCGCAAATGTTTGCCCCCGATGCAGACAAGATGACGATGGACGGCCCGGCCCCCGTCATGCCCGATGCGGACGGCTTGTATCCGATTCCCAAGCCGGGGATCAACAAGAAATTCGAATACGTGATCGAAGCCTAA
- a CDS encoding formylglycine-generating enzyme family protein, with translation MTKIHQQILETSGEVSQDDFKNYRQTIPRTGVEFEMVAVPGGSFMMGSPEDEEDREDNEGPQQQVTVSPFWMGKCEVTWDEYEPYMITQAPREKNGARKDYDPATDDIVDGVSQPTPPYTEMSFGMGQTGYPAISMTQHAANKYCQWLSAQTGHFYRLPTEAEWEYACRAGTTGPYSFDADAMEDYAWFYDNSDDKYQQVGQLKPNPFGLHDMHGNVMEWTADQYEDDYFDRIADNTTNPIVRPIKLYPRSVRGGSWYDDPEQLRSAYRRGSDPSWKDQDPQLPRSIWYHTDALWVGFRVVRPMQVPDVKTMDAFWNSATDAR, from the coding sequence TTGACCAAGATTCATCAACAGATTCTTGAAACGTCGGGCGAGGTCAGCCAAGACGATTTTAAAAACTATCGCCAAACCATTCCTCGCACCGGAGTCGAGTTTGAAATGGTGGCGGTCCCCGGCGGCAGCTTCATGATGGGCAGTCCCGAAGACGAAGAAGACCGCGAAGACAACGAAGGCCCCCAGCAACAGGTCACGGTGTCACCGTTTTGGATGGGCAAGTGCGAAGTGACTTGGGACGAATACGAACCGTACATGATCACTCAAGCACCGCGTGAAAAAAATGGTGCCCGCAAGGATTACGACCCGGCCACCGACGACATCGTTGATGGCGTCAGCCAGCCGACACCGCCGTACACCGAAATGAGTTTCGGCATGGGGCAGACCGGTTACCCGGCGATCAGCATGACCCAGCACGCGGCCAACAAGTATTGCCAATGGTTGAGCGCCCAGACGGGTCACTTTTATCGGCTGCCCACCGAAGCCGAATGGGAATACGCCTGTCGCGCGGGAACCACCGGCCCCTATTCGTTCGATGCCGACGCGATGGAAGACTATGCGTGGTTCTATGACAACAGCGATGACAAGTATCAACAGGTCGGCCAGCTGAAACCCAACCCGTTCGGTCTGCACGACATGCACGGCAACGTCATGGAATGGACCGCCGACCAATACGAAGACGATTACTTTGATCGCATCGCGGACAACACCACCAACCCGATCGTGCGGCCGATCAAGCTGTATCCCCGCAGTGTTCGTGGCGGCAGCTGGTACGACGATCCCGAACAATTGCGATCCGCCTATCGCCGCGGCAGCGATCCGTCCTGGAAAGATCAAGACCCGCAGTTGCCCCGCAGCATCTGGTACCACACCGACGCCCTATGGGTCGGGTTCCGAGTCGTTCGTCCGATGCAGGTTCCCGACGTCAAAACAATGGACGCGTTTTGGAATAGCGCCACCGATGCCCGCTAG
- a CDS encoding sulfatase family protein, producing the protein MGLQRVPRWVKPVCVILGMALGIGGASVACAERPNIVFIFTDDHCQQALSAYDDSRTTTPNLDRIAKGGMRFDRCYVTNSICGPSRAVIQTGKYSHVNGFKTNRDTFNGDQQTFPKLLQAVGYQTAVIGKWHLKSTPQGYDYYDVLQGQGPYYNPPMLTAGPDGQPVKREHTGYTTDIITEKTVRWLKEGRDPDRPFMVMFQHKAPHRNWMPGPKYLNWLDDVTIPEPETMWDDYSGRTRSAAAQAMTMARHLNDRDLKLAGSGILNAQQRKVWDAAYGPKNEAYLKARESMTEKEIVQWKYQRYVKDYLRCVRSVDDGVGVVLDYLDDAGLADNTVVIYSSDQGWYLGEHGWFDKRWMYEESLKTPLMIRWPGVTQAGSTNDDIVSNLDFAETFLDLAGVPVPDEMQGRSLVPLLRGQTPADWRKDFYYHYYENPGAHNVARHCGVTDGRYKLIHFYALEGKPIDDWELFDLQKDPNELSSIADDPEYASVRSRMTERLTQMQEMYQVPKDTIQPVKRRRARN; encoded by the coding sequence ATGGGATTGCAACGAGTTCCCCGGTGGGTGAAACCGGTGTGCGTGATCTTGGGGATGGCCTTGGGCATCGGGGGCGCCTCGGTCGCCTGTGCCGAACGTCCCAACATTGTCTTCATCTTTACCGATGACCACTGCCAACAGGCGTTGAGTGCGTATGACGATTCGCGGACCACGACGCCGAATTTGGATCGGATCGCCAAAGGCGGTATGCGTTTCGACCGTTGCTACGTCACGAATTCGATTTGTGGTCCCAGCCGGGCGGTGATTCAAACGGGCAAGTACAGCCATGTGAACGGATTCAAGACCAACCGCGACACGTTCAATGGCGACCAGCAGACGTTCCCCAAGCTGTTGCAGGCGGTCGGGTATCAAACGGCGGTGATCGGCAAGTGGCACTTGAAATCCACGCCGCAGGGATACGACTATTACGACGTGCTTCAGGGACAAGGGCCGTATTACAACCCGCCGATGTTGACCGCCGGTCCGGATGGCCAGCCCGTCAAGCGTGAACACACCGGTTACACCACCGACATCATCACCGAAAAAACGGTCCGTTGGTTGAAGGAAGGTCGTGATCCCGATCGTCCGTTCATGGTCATGTTCCAGCACAAGGCACCTCACCGAAACTGGATGCCGGGACCGAAGTATCTGAATTGGCTGGATGACGTCACGATTCCGGAACCGGAAACAATGTGGGACGATTATTCCGGGCGGACCCGATCGGCCGCCGCACAGGCGATGACCATGGCTCGTCACCTGAATGATCGCGATTTGAAGTTGGCCGGGTCAGGCATCTTGAATGCCCAGCAGCGAAAGGTTTGGGACGCGGCGTACGGGCCCAAGAATGAGGCTTATTTGAAGGCTCGTGAATCGATGACCGAGAAGGAAATCGTGCAGTGGAAGTATCAGCGTTATGTGAAGGATTACTTGCGATGCGTTCGCAGTGTCGATGATGGCGTGGGTGTGGTGCTGGACTATTTGGATGACGCCGGTTTGGCCGACAACACCGTCGTTATCTACAGCAGCGACCAGGGGTGGTATTTGGGCGAACACGGTTGGTTCGACAAACGCTGGATGTACGAAGAATCGCTGAAAACGCCGCTGATGATTCGTTGGCCCGGCGTGACACAGGCGGGCAGCACTAATGACGACATCGTCAGCAATCTGGACTTTGCCGAAACCTTCCTGGACTTGGCCGGTGTCCCGGTGCCCGATGAGATGCAGGGCCGGTCATTGGTGCCGCTGCTGCGTGGCCAAACGCCTGCGGATTGGCGAAAGGACTTCTATTACCACTACTACGAAAATCCCGGCGCGCATAACGTGGCTCGTCACTGCGGTGTGACCGACGGTCGTTACAAGCTGATTCACTTTTATGCGCTGGAAGGCAAACCGATCGACGACTGGGAATTGTTCGATCTGCAAAAAGATCCGAACGAACTATCCAGCATCGCCGATGACCCCGAGTATGCCTCCGTTCGCAGCCGAATGACCGAGCGGTTGACGCAGATGCAGGAAATGTATCAAGTTCCCAAAGACACGATCCAACCGGTCAAGCGTCGCAGGGCGCGAAACTGA